GCCCGGGTCGATCCCCTGATCGCCATCGGCACCGTCGCCTGACCCCCCCGGCCGGGAGACCCCCTCCCGGTCTGATCCTCTCGCCGCATTTCAGGAGCCTGACATGACTGCCACGTCCCAGCGCCCCCGCATCACCTCCGCGCCCCTTACCACGCCCGTCTTGTCTCTTTCCGAGGTCAGCAAGACCTACGGCGACGGCGAGGGCACCATCACCGCCCTGCACCCCGTCACGCTGGACGTGCGCCCCGGCGAGCTGGTCGCCGTGAATGGCCCCAGCGGCAGTGGCAAGAGCACCTTCCTGTCCATCGCAGGTGCGCTGCTGCGCCCCACCACCGGGCAGGTCAAGATCGCCGGGCAGGAGGTGACGGCGCTGCCTCAGGGGGCGCTGTCCGCCTTCCGCCTGGAACACCTCGGCTTCGTGCTGCAAAGCAGCAACCTGATTCCCTACCTGAACGTCCGCGAGCAACTCACCCTGGTGCCGCACCTCGCGGGGCTCCGTGGCCGCGACGTTCAGGCGCGGGCGGACGACCTGCTGGGGCTGCTGGGCCTCTCCGGGCGTGCCCGTCACCTCCCGGACGCGCTGAGCGGCGGGCAGCGGCAGCGGGTCGCCATCGCTCGCGCCCTGATGAACGACCCGCACCTGATCCTCGCGGACGAACCCACCGCCAGCCTGGACAGCGCCCGTGGCCGGGAGGTCGTCGAGTTGCTCGCCGGGCAGGTGCGTCAGCGGGGCAAGGCCGCCGTGATGGTCACGCACGACGAGCGGGTGCTGGACCTCTGCGACCGCGTGGTGAGCATCGTCGATGGGCGCCTGCGCGAGTAAAAGCACCCTACCTCTTGCGGGAACCTCACAGCAATCGCTCTTCCACGCCAACGCCTGCCACTGTGTAGTCAGGCGCTTTTCGATTCGGTCTTGGGAGTTGCACGGCGCGTGAGGACGCGAAACAGGATGAAGAAGAGACTGGGCACGCCGGTCAGCTCCAGGTGAAGAATGGCAGGTGGTGTTAATGAGGTCGCCGTCAGCGAACCTAACGTAGAGCCGCATGAGGCGGGCACAGTCAAGCCGCATTCCGACCTGCAGGTCAGCGTGTCCCAGTTGAACAGTCCTTCAAAGGGGACAGCTCACAGGCATGATGAGCACGAGCAAAAACAGCTCTCGATTCCGGGAGGTTCAAATGGGACAGCGCGCTGCTATCTACTGCCGGGTCTCCACGGGGGACCAATCCTGTGACCGCCAGGAACGGGGCCTGCGGGCGTTCGCCGAGCGCGGCGGGTACGAGATCATGGGCGTGTTCAAGGAGGCGGCCTCGCGGTAGCAATGGAACGGCGAACCGGCATAACGCTGTTTTTTCCGTCCAGCACGAAGTCTTGCTTCAAGCGGGATTGTTGTCAGCGTGTCAGTGTGACTGCTGGAGCTGCTGAGCCAGTGTGTCCAGCAGAGGTGGAATATGCCCGACCTCGCGGGCAAAGAGGGTCCGACTCTCCCAGTAGATCGCTCGCGCAGCACTGACACCGCTCACCTGCGCCGTCGCGCGAATCAGGAAGTCATGCAGCCCCTCG
This is a stretch of genomic DNA from Deinococcus terrestris. It encodes these proteins:
- a CDS encoding ABC transporter ATP-binding protein; amino-acid sequence: MTATSQRPRITSAPLTTPVLSLSEVSKTYGDGEGTITALHPVTLDVRPGELVAVNGPSGSGKSTFLSIAGALLRPTTGQVKIAGQEVTALPQGALSAFRLEHLGFVLQSSNLIPYLNVREQLTLVPHLAGLRGRDVQARADDLLGLLGLSGRARHLPDALSGGQRQRVAIARALMNDPHLILADEPTASLDSARGREVVELLAGQVRQRGKAAVMVTHDERVLDLCDRVVSIVDGRLRE
- a CDS encoding recombinase family protein; translated protein: MGQRAAIYCRVSTGDQSCDRQERGLRAFAERGGYEIMGVFKEAASR